A portion of the Simkania negevensis Z genome contains these proteins:
- the nqrF gene encoding NADH:ubiquinone reductase (Na(+)-transporting) subunit F, translated as MIELTVFAIVSFILIGILLSGMILYAKKRLISTKPCKIGINHNEDLSKFVEGGRTLLVTLAEQGIALPSPCGGKATCKQCKVQVLEGGGDILETDRSSFSPKQLKEGWRLSCQCKVKNDLELKVPESLLTLREFTAKVISNENVATFIKELVLEIPSSEEIHYIPGDYLQFHVPSYDTNTDAWKETIDKMYFEDWERFHLFGVPIQFHATDEEVIRAYSMASYPAEKNRLKFNIRIATPPFVKGEVAKDIPWGICSAYIFQLKAGDTVKLSGPFGESHMIDNGRELVFLIGGAGSSFGRSHILDLFKDKQTKRKVTLWYGARSLKENIYQEEYEKLEKEFENFYYKLVLSEPAKDDLAQGWPKDDPKKTNYLFKAFEEGQLKEMEEPENCLYYVCGPPLHNQSVIHLLDEYGVPMENIILDDFGS; from the coding sequence ATGATCGAACTCACTGTTTTTGCAATTGTTTCTTTCATTTTAATTGGAATCCTCCTTTCAGGCATGATTCTCTACGCGAAAAAGCGCCTCATCTCAACAAAACCCTGCAAAATTGGAATCAATCATAATGAAGATCTTTCCAAATTTGTTGAGGGAGGGCGCACATTACTTGTCACACTAGCGGAGCAGGGGATTGCCCTTCCTTCCCCTTGCGGAGGGAAAGCAACGTGTAAGCAATGCAAAGTGCAAGTTCTCGAAGGAGGCGGCGATATTTTGGAAACCGACCGGTCATCATTTTCGCCAAAACAACTCAAAGAGGGGTGGCGTCTTTCTTGCCAATGCAAAGTGAAAAATGACTTGGAACTTAAAGTTCCAGAAAGTTTGCTCACACTGCGTGAATTTACTGCAAAAGTGATTTCGAATGAAAACGTTGCAACTTTCATTAAAGAGCTTGTGTTAGAAATTCCCTCAAGTGAAGAAATTCACTACATTCCTGGCGATTATCTTCAATTTCATGTTCCAAGTTATGACACTAATACAGATGCATGGAAAGAGACGATCGATAAGATGTACTTTGAAGATTGGGAGAGGTTTCATCTTTTTGGAGTGCCCATTCAGTTTCATGCGACAGATGAAGAAGTGATTCGAGCCTACTCGATGGCCTCTTATCCAGCAGAAAAAAATCGTCTCAAGTTTAACATCAGAATCGCAACCCCACCCTTTGTCAAAGGAGAGGTTGCAAAAGATATTCCTTGGGGGATCTGTTCGGCTTATATTTTTCAACTGAAAGCAGGGGACACTGTGAAACTCTCAGGCCCTTTTGGTGAGTCACATATGATCGATAATGGACGGGAACTTGTCTTTTTAATTGGAGGGGCAGGCTCTTCTTTTGGGCGGAGTCATATCCTTGATCTTTTTAAAGATAAACAAACAAAAAGGAAAGTCACTCTCTGGTATGGAGCCCGTTCGTTAAAGGAAAACATCTACCAAGAAGAGTACGAGAAACTTGAAAAAGAATTCGAAAACTTCTATTATAAGCTTGTTCTTTCTGAACCGGCTAAAGACGACCTAGCACAAGGTTGGCCGAAAGATGACCCCAAAAAAACGAATTACTTATTTAAAGCTTTTGAGGAAGGTCAATTAAAAGAAATGGAAGAACCGGAAAATTGCCTTTATTACGTTTGTGGCCCACCTCTGCACAATCAAAGTGTGATTCACCTACTCGACGAATATGGCGTTCCGATGGAAAACATTATATTGGATGATTTTGGCTCATGA
- a CDS encoding sodium-dependent transporter, whose translation MKSKREHWTSSFGFIMAAAGSAIGLGSLWRFPYISGDNGGGAFVLLYILFTLFIGVPLFIAELVIGRKTQHTPILAYSNLSKKSQNWKAIGWLNLLTCLIVLSFYCVVSGWCLNYTFMSLNQFTLGKTSTEIRSIFETVYISSDINLLWLFIFILLNLFIVQRGIRRGIEYWSRILTPSLFFILIGLFIYGFTLPGFAEAAQFILTPNFSELTPIAVLRALGMSFFTLSVGLGIVLTYGSYLRPSASLPKVGLIVAMLAAIVSLMAALTIFPIVFTFNFPPEGGPGLVFQTMPILFAKLPGNLVISTAFFLLLVFTALTSSISLFEVVVSSIIELFSFSRQKAMIIAACCTFILGIPSALSGSKILFPNWATIYGKDFFSTLNDVTTTWMIPIGGLLTALFVGYFTEKDAVFAEFERGTKLRRIYSVWRFAVRYLCPIAVILIILDQVIS comes from the coding sequence ATGAAATCTAAACGTGAACATTGGACTTCAAGTTTTGGCTTTATCATGGCCGCTGCAGGATCAGCCATTGGGCTGGGAAGTTTGTGGCGTTTTCCCTACATTTCCGGTGATAATGGAGGGGGAGCCTTCGTCTTGCTCTATATCTTGTTCACTCTTTTCATTGGTGTTCCACTTTTTATTGCCGAACTTGTGATCGGACGTAAAACGCAACACACTCCTATTTTAGCTTACAGTAATCTCTCTAAAAAATCTCAAAATTGGAAAGCCATTGGATGGCTTAACCTTTTAACTTGCTTAATCGTTCTCTCTTTCTACTGCGTGGTATCAGGTTGGTGCCTCAACTACACCTTCATGTCTCTGAATCAATTCACATTAGGGAAAACGTCTACTGAAATTCGCTCAATCTTTGAAACGGTCTACATTTCGTCGGACATTAACCTCTTGTGGCTCTTTATTTTCATTTTGCTCAATCTTTTCATCGTGCAAAGAGGGATTCGAAGGGGGATCGAGTATTGGAGCCGGATTTTAACTCCCTCTCTTTTCTTCATTTTAATCGGCCTCTTCATTTACGGATTTACCTTGCCAGGGTTTGCCGAAGCTGCTCAGTTTATTTTAACTCCCAACTTTTCAGAACTCACACCGATCGCAGTTCTGAGAGCCCTCGGCATGTCTTTTTTTACTTTAAGTGTCGGACTTGGGATTGTTCTCACATATGGAAGTTACCTGCGCCCCTCAGCAAGTCTACCCAAAGTCGGATTGATTGTTGCAATGCTTGCAGCCATCGTCTCGCTGATGGCCGCCCTAACCATCTTTCCCATTGTCTTTACTTTTAACTTCCCCCCAGAAGGAGGCCCCGGTCTTGTCTTTCAAACCATGCCGATCCTCTTTGCAAAGCTTCCTGGCAATCTCGTGATTTCAACTGCTTTCTTCCTCTTGCTCGTTTTCACTGCTCTCACCTCTTCCATTTCTCTTTTTGAAGTTGTGGTCTCGAGCATTATAGAGCTGTTTTCATTTTCACGTCAGAAAGCAATGATCATTGCTGCATGCTGCACTTTCATTTTAGGAATTCCTTCTGCGTTATCAGGCTCAAAAATTCTTTTCCCCAATTGGGCGACCATTTACGGGAAAGATTTTTTCAGTACTTTAAATGATGTCACCACAACTTGGATGATCCCCATTGGAGGGCTTTTGACGGCTCTTTTCGTAGGGTATTTCACAGAAAAAGATGCTGTTTTTGCAGAATTTGAGAGAGGAACAAAGCTTCGCAGAATCTACTCTGTTTGGCGTTTTGCCGTGAGATATCTCTGTCCCATCGCCGTTATACTCATCATTCTAGATCAAGTGATTTCCTAA
- the epmA gene encoding EF-P lysine aminoacylase EpmA, which yields MSPASNSLLQERADMFRAVRNFFYERGVLEVDCPLLSHYAPIDAYIDLFSVDLGEEKQGYLHSSPEYGMKRLLARKARPIYQLSHVYRKGEAGKKHNPEFTLVEWYRPGVTFEAFLVEVVDLIALFLGPLSYELITYRAAFENYLNIDSLNATENELKKKMQDLGIDATTEDREELLNLLWGCGIEPHFGNDKLMVVTDFPKSQAMLAQTHIVKGEEVARRFEVSFGQMELGNGYHELCDPIEQKRRLREANQKRLALGKEELPIDPFFLKALESGLPDSYGIAIGFDRLMMLRYQVDDIAAVLPFFWDES from the coding sequence ATGTCTCCCGCGTCTAACTCTCTATTGCAAGAGCGCGCAGACATGTTTCGAGCTGTGCGCAACTTTTTTTACGAGCGAGGGGTTCTTGAAGTTGATTGTCCCCTCCTCTCTCACTACGCTCCTATTGATGCCTACATTGATCTCTTCTCCGTTGATCTAGGAGAAGAGAAGCAAGGTTACCTCCATTCTTCGCCTGAATATGGTATGAAGCGACTTCTAGCGCGTAAGGCTCGGCCTATTTACCAACTGTCTCATGTCTACCGCAAGGGTGAAGCGGGGAAAAAGCACAATCCTGAATTCACTTTAGTCGAATGGTACCGACCAGGGGTTACATTCGAAGCTTTTTTGGTTGAAGTTGTCGATTTGATTGCCCTCTTTCTCGGGCCCCTTTCTTATGAACTCATCACTTACCGTGCTGCATTTGAAAACTATTTGAATATCGATTCTCTGAATGCCACAGAAAACGAGTTGAAGAAAAAGATGCAAGATCTAGGCATTGACGCAACAACTGAAGACCGTGAAGAGCTACTCAACCTTCTTTGGGGATGTGGAATTGAACCCCATTTTGGTAATGACAAACTCATGGTTGTGACCGACTTTCCCAAGTCTCAAGCGATGCTTGCGCAAACACACATCGTCAAAGGAGAAGAAGTGGCAAGACGCTTTGAAGTCTCTTTTGGGCAAATGGAACTGGGAAATGGGTATCATGAACTCTGCGATCCGATAGAGCAAAAACGGCGACTTAGAGAGGCAAACCAAAAACGCCTTGCATTAGGAAAAGAAGAGCTCCCCATCGATCCTTTTTTCTTAAAAGCACTTGAGTCCGGACTCCCAGATAGTTATGGCATTGCCATCGGATTTGATCGTTTGATGATGCTGCGGTATCAAGTAGATGACATTGCAGCTGTTCTTCCTTTTTTCTGGGATGAAAGTTAA
- the efp gene encoding elongation factor P, translated as MAQVSTNEFKSGMKVEVDGDPYTIVNVEFVKPGKGQAFTRTKLKHLTSGRVVERTFRSGEKLDLADVEETKMRMLYREGTDVVFMHDETFDQLHVPLSAIGSTEAYLMEETLYDLVLYKGTVVDVAPPTFMEMKITETSPGVKGDTASGRVLKPAITETGAKIQVPIFIDEGEVVKVDTRTGEYVSRV; from the coding sequence ATGGCTCAAGTGAGTACCAATGAATTCAAATCTGGAATGAAGGTCGAGGTTGACGGAGATCCCTACACTATCGTCAATGTCGAATTTGTCAAGCCAGGAAAAGGGCAAGCATTTACCCGAACCAAGCTCAAGCATCTCACCTCGGGAAGAGTGGTAGAGCGAACCTTTAGATCAGGTGAAAAGCTTGATCTCGCCGACGTTGAAGAGACGAAAATGCGTATGCTCTATCGAGAAGGAACAGATGTTGTCTTCATGCATGACGAAACATTCGACCAATTGCATGTTCCGCTTTCGGCTATTGGAAGTACTGAGGCTTACCTCATGGAGGAAACACTTTACGACCTAGTCCTTTACAAAGGGACTGTCGTTGATGTCGCTCCTCCTACCTTCATGGAGATGAAAATCACAGAAACCTCCCCTGGGGTTAAAGGTGACACTGCTTCGGGGCGCGTTTTGAAGCCTGCGATCACAGAAACTGGGGCAAAAATTCAGGTTCCCATTTTCATCGATGAAGGTGAAGTTGTCAAAGTCGACACACGCACTGGGGAGTATGTCTCCCGCGTCTAA
- a CDS encoding Fe-S-containing hydro-lyase, producing the protein MTKPISIQTPLSDEVIHSLKTGDHVLISGTIYTGRDAAHLRFAEAIQKGKPLPFEVQGQTIYYVGPTPKKPGYPIGSAGPTTATRMDTHTPLLLERGLKGMIGKGRRSEEVKNAIQTYQAVYFGAIEGAAALLCKCIEEAVVVAYEDLGTEAVFRMKIKNFPAIVVNDIFGGDLYEEGESKYKIT; encoded by the coding sequence ATGACGAAGCCGATTTCAATACAGACACCTCTTTCCGATGAAGTCATTCACTCGCTTAAAACAGGCGATCACGTTTTGATTTCAGGAACCATTTATACAGGACGCGATGCTGCTCATCTCCGCTTTGCCGAGGCGATTCAAAAAGGCAAGCCTCTTCCTTTCGAAGTGCAAGGTCAAACGATTTACTATGTGGGACCAACGCCCAAAAAGCCAGGCTATCCCATTGGTTCTGCAGGGCCAACCACAGCTACAAGAATGGATACTCATACTCCCCTTTTACTCGAGAGAGGCCTCAAAGGGATGATCGGAAAGGGACGTCGCTCAGAGGAAGTCAAAAATGCCATCCAAACCTATCAAGCGGTATACTTTGGTGCGATTGAAGGAGCAGCAGCTCTTCTCTGTAAATGTATCGAAGAAGCTGTGGTGGTGGCTTATGAAGACTTGGGAACTGAGGCGGTCTTTCGTATGAAAATTAAAAATTTTCCTGCTATCGTTGTCAACGACATTTTTGGGGGAGACCTTTATGAAGAAGGCGAAAGCAAATATAAGATAACCTAA
- a CDS encoding fumarate hydratase, which yields MRTIHTDKIIETVRDLCIEGCCNLRCDTVKALKQAQKTEPSPVGREVLAQLVENSEIARCEKLPFCQDTGYAVLFVELGQEVRIEGDGLTDALNEGVRRGYKEGYLRMSIVNDPLTRKNTGDNTPATINYTLVPGETFKISLLVKGGGCDMRSALKIFEPAAGLEGVMNFIVETVEKAGANASPPMTLGIGMGGPFAQAALLAQRALLWPLDVPNPDPKLREIEAELIKRINNLGIGPAGFGGRTTCLGAHIELGPAHIAHLPVAINIDCHSHRGAEATL from the coding sequence ATGAGAACTATTCATACCGACAAAATCATTGAGACTGTAAGAGACCTTTGTATTGAAGGCTGCTGCAATCTTCGCTGTGATACTGTAAAAGCATTAAAACAAGCTCAAAAAACAGAACCTTCTCCTGTTGGAAGAGAGGTTTTGGCTCAGCTCGTTGAAAACAGTGAAATTGCACGGTGCGAAAAGCTTCCCTTTTGCCAAGACACCGGATATGCCGTCCTTTTTGTGGAACTAGGACAAGAGGTGCGCATTGAAGGTGACGGCCTTACTGACGCATTGAATGAAGGGGTTCGAAGAGGGTATAAAGAAGGGTATTTGAGAATGTCTATTGTCAATGACCCTCTGACGCGCAAAAACACGGGCGACAACACGCCAGCTACGATCAATTACACTCTTGTTCCTGGAGAAACATTTAAAATCTCTCTTTTAGTGAAGGGGGGTGGCTGTGACATGAGGAGCGCATTAAAGATCTTCGAACCGGCTGCAGGTCTTGAAGGAGTGATGAACTTCATTGTCGAGACTGTTGAGAAAGCCGGCGCCAATGCAAGTCCTCCCATGACGCTCGGAATTGGAATGGGTGGCCCTTTTGCGCAAGCAGCTCTTCTCGCTCAACGGGCTCTACTTTGGCCGCTAGATGTTCCCAATCCAGATCCGAAACTACGAGAAATTGAAGCTGAGCTGATAAAACGAATCAACAATCTTGGGATCGGGCCTGCGGGGTTTGGGGGGCGTACGACTTGTTTGGGTGCTCATATCGAGCTTGGTCCGGCGCACATTGCTCATCTTCCTGTAGCAATAAACATTGACTGTCACTCTCATCGTGGCGCTGAGGCAACGTTATGA
- a CDS encoding NAD+ synthase yields the protein MKILVAQLNPTVGDLDKNTQKILDAMDHGRKVGAEIVLCPELSICGYPPEDLVYHRSFIDSMELHLERIAKASKGITVLVGVARRAVLEGEKHLHNSAAIISNGHILGFQDKWLLPTYDVFDERRYFEPGHSTRVWEIGGKRVGVIICEDIWQHAGYVDYTRYERDPVLALKPLKPDVLLNLSASPYQFQKPDIRVDVCAKAAKTLGCPVILCCQVGANGQIIFDGYSVHVNEEGKLCHLGKGFQEDKMLVDLEANICPCPFKYDTMGNLVEALSLGVKDYFAKFGFSKACLGLSGGIDSALVAYIAKKALGKENVLGISMPSRYTREGSRDDAKDLAERLGIQFKEIPIEGPFNEFLNLLQPYFEGKESDITEENLQARIRGIILMAMSNKHGYIVLSTGNKSEVALGYATLYGDMCGGLGVIADVTKTKVYDLCRYINKVEGKEVILESIIKRAPSAELRPDQIDLDSLPEYGVIDNVLEGYVENYLSIDEISEKYGIGQELVLDLVQRIHAAEYKRRQGPPILRVSKKSFGVGRRYPIVQNWL from the coding sequence ATGAAAATTCTTGTTGCTCAGTTAAATCCCACTGTGGGGGACTTGGATAAAAACACTCAGAAGATTTTGGACGCCATGGATCATGGTCGCAAAGTGGGTGCTGAGATAGTCCTATGCCCAGAATTATCTATTTGTGGGTACCCTCCAGAAGACTTAGTATATCACCGTTCTTTTATCGACTCTATGGAGCTTCATCTCGAGAGAATTGCCAAAGCTTCGAAAGGCATTACTGTTTTAGTCGGAGTTGCAAGGCGTGCTGTACTTGAAGGAGAAAAACATTTACACAACAGCGCAGCCATCATTAGCAATGGTCATATTCTTGGGTTTCAAGATAAATGGCTTCTTCCCACCTACGATGTTTTTGATGAACGGCGCTACTTTGAACCCGGTCATAGTACTCGAGTCTGGGAAATCGGCGGAAAGCGGGTTGGAGTGATTATCTGTGAAGACATTTGGCAACATGCTGGCTATGTCGATTACACCCGTTATGAACGGGATCCTGTTTTAGCCTTGAAGCCGTTGAAGCCTGATGTTTTACTGAACTTGTCAGCATCCCCTTACCAATTTCAAAAACCCGATATCCGTGTCGATGTGTGCGCAAAAGCAGCAAAGACTTTAGGCTGTCCTGTGATTTTATGCTGTCAAGTTGGCGCAAATGGACAAATTATCTTTGATGGATACAGCGTTCATGTCAACGAAGAAGGAAAGCTCTGTCATCTTGGAAAAGGATTTCAAGAAGACAAAATGCTTGTCGATTTAGAAGCAAACATTTGCCCCTGCCCGTTCAAATACGACACGATGGGAAATTTGGTAGAGGCTCTCTCTTTGGGAGTCAAAGACTATTTTGCCAAGTTTGGATTTTCAAAAGCCTGCTTAGGACTTTCTGGAGGAATTGATTCAGCACTTGTAGCGTATATCGCGAAAAAAGCTCTTGGGAAAGAAAACGTTCTTGGAATCAGCATGCCCTCACGATACACCCGTGAAGGAAGCCGAGATGATGCCAAAGACCTTGCAGAGAGACTTGGCATTCAATTTAAAGAAATCCCGATCGAAGGACCCTTTAACGAGTTTTTAAACTTACTCCAACCCTATTTCGAAGGAAAAGAATCAGATATCACAGAAGAAAATCTTCAAGCACGCATCCGGGGAATCATTCTTATGGCGATGTCGAATAAACATGGATATATCGTTTTAAGTACCGGAAATAAAAGTGAAGTCGCCCTTGGTTATGCGACCCTTTATGGCGATATGTGCGGTGGGCTTGGGGTGATTGCCGATGTGACAAAAACGAAAGTATATGATCTCTGTCGTTACATCAACAAAGTTGAAGGCAAAGAGGTCATTCTCGAATCGATTATCAAGCGAGCTCCTTCTGCAGAACTCCGCCCCGATCAAATTGACTTAGATTCTCTTCCAGAGTATGGCGTGATAGATAATGTCTTAGAGGGATATGTAGAAAATTATCTTTCGATAGATGAGATTTCAGAAAAGTATGGAATCGGGCAAGAGCTAGTCTTAGATCTCGTGCAACGGATTCATGCTGCAGAATACAAGAGACGTCAGGGACCTCCAATCTTACGTGTATCTAAAAAGTCATTTGGAGTTGGACGTCGGTATCCAATTGTCCAGAATTGGCTGTGA